One genomic segment of Gossypium arboreum isolate Shixiya-1 chromosome 3, ASM2569848v2, whole genome shotgun sequence includes these proteins:
- the LOC108482536 gene encoding LOW QUALITY PROTEIN: mannan endo-1,4-beta-mannosidase 6-like (The sequence of the model RefSeq protein was modified relative to this genomic sequence to represent the inferred CDS: deleted 1 base in 1 codon), whose amino-acid sequence MQKCSVLGSVFSAMETCKRCFLLSLAFLMVFFENLGTNVVFGFNGNYKHHSPHFSTIQGIYDMKDVEDDGWQMVETKWNQFIVNGQPYYVNGFNTYWLMVMAADQCTRGKVSEVFQQASSVGLTVCRTWAFNDGQWRALQKSPSVYDEEVFKALDFVVSEAKKYKIRLILCLVNNWDAYGGKPQYVKCGKATGLNLTSDDEFFSHPTLRSYYKAHVKAVLNRVNTSTNITYKDDPTIFAWELMNEPRCTSDPSGDTLQSWIAEMAVYVKSLDAKHLVEIGVEGFYGPLAPARAQFNPNSFATQVGTDFIRNHQTLGVDFASVHIYADSWISQTISDAHLQFTTTWMEAHIEDAEKYLGMPVIFAEFGVSSKDPGYNSSFRDALISTVYKTVLNSTKKGGSGAGSLLWQLFPEGMDNMDDGYAIVLAKSPSILNLISLHSLKLAIFNSMCSWKCHWGCKKKNALETIIYHDDL is encoded by the exons ATGCAAAAATGCAGTGTTTTGGGGTCAGTTTTCAGTGCCATGGAAACTTGCAAGAGATGCTTCCTTCTTTCATTGGCCTTTCTCAtggttttctttgaaaatttgggGACCAATGTTGTCTTTGGTTTTAATGGGAATTACAAGCACCATTCACCACATTTTAGCACAATTCAAGG GATATATGATATGAAAGACGTGGAAGATGATGGCTGGCAAATGGTGGAGACAAAGTGGAACCAATTTATTGTTAATGGTCAACCTTACTATGTCAATGGATTCAATACCTACTGGCTGATGGTAATGGCAGCGGATCAATGTACAAGAGGAAAGGTCTCTGAAGTGTTCCAACAAGCATCTTCAGTAGGACTAACTGTTTGCCGGACTTGGGCTTTTAACGATGGCCAATGGCGAGCTCTTCAAAAGTCACCATCTGTTTACGATGAGGAAGTTTTCAAG GCCTTGGATTTTGTGGTGAGTGAAGCAAAGAAGTACAAGATTAGGCTCATACTGTGTTTGGTTAATAACTGGGATGCATACGGTGGtaagccacaatatgtaaagtgCGGGAAGGCTACCGGCCTCAACTTGACTTCGGACGATGAATTCTTCTCTCATCCAACTCTTAGAAGTTACTACAAGGCCCACGTTAAG GCAGTGCTAAATAGAGTAAATACATCTACCAACATAACTTACAAGGATGACCCTACAATTTTCGCTTGGGAACTGATGAACGAACCACGATGCACCTCAGATCCCTCTGGGGATACTCTGCAG TCATGGATAGCAGAAATGGCAGTGTACGTTAAGAGCCTTGATGCAAAGCATTTGGTTGAAATTGGAGTTGAAGGATTTTATGGTCCCTTAGCACCTGCACGAGCACAGTTCAACCCGAATTCGTTTGCAACTCAAGTTGGGACCGACTTCATACGGAACCATCAGACTCTCGGAGTTGATTTTGCTTCTGTTCACATTTATGCGGATTCCTG GATTTCACAAACAATTTCTGATGCTCATCTCCAATTCACAACAACATGGATGGAAGCTCATATAGAAGATGCTGAGAAATATCTAGGAATGCCTGTAATCTTCGCTGAGTTTGGTGTATCCTCAAAGGACCCCGGCTACAACTCA TCGTTCCGAGATGCTCTTATTAGCACCGTGTACAAGACAGTGCTGAACTCGACAAAGAAAGGAGGGAGTGGGGCTGGGAGTCTCTTGTGGCAGCTGTTCCCCGAGGGGATGGACAACATGGACGATGGCTACGCGATCGTCCTTGCAAAGTCTCCTTCGATATTGAACCTTATATCCCTTCATTCCTTAAAACTCGCAATATTTAACTCCATGTGTTCTTGGAAATGCCATTGGGGTTGCAAGAAGAAAAATGCTTTGGAAACAATCATCTACCATGATGATTTGTAG